A portion of the Glandiceps talaboti chromosome 13, keGlaTala1.1, whole genome shotgun sequence genome contains these proteins:
- the LOC144444394 gene encoding uncharacterized protein LOC144444394 produces MESDKSSSEFQTLLTKLQEAHHRELEKQQQKLLQQEEENKNYYNSVVKDLVKAKQQNKQQNKVLIEHNQKLKQEIKQLKDKFKHNNTEQCQVCISSKLAIEEERKQWLQLISEKEQDISRLVSKLEKLEENAVHSDKERSGRTRKGWKNTDKRDIDTVTNDIDSEINSGVPSQVFPSVKKPSKKLSVNKDKRKIRYRETQKTSPDGNIISHGIEPRNEKVRIKTELTRNKRGVDTGRNFEGNIFKSRLCVEETQNWKSAAIPEVLVPETCDPDGYSMVPDRPNQDIQERQNLPKKLEMENTQDMVRRTSRSIVLAPETCYHDTHALMQSQDDEDDDENNEGNVKESTYRSRNERKCFAVPETLPAEMGEIEEDDDMEESSLLMSPPTSTSTPATQVRQITDKTSMLKDVAGRLVNRNGSDDEFGNIDLLTPIERSQSQVIPCFINSEIIQSPKFTKPSELQSESKNTNNTVQKLEFSLDNSRCGKDGVAMATHSNTKASHLKDESCQSDTSPLLLRPLMNRLLQNERRCGKDALEKFELGLESPTKLPLGKENTPSPEKQKPEMDSPDIKWISNPKKRCKVWEEMDQKLGEEVDGDETCLDEPPKKHFRHDDYKIQNYKKKDENDDVMKNDDVGETVDNSHRRKLRKRDKKESTCMAEFPEFDDDDDDDDDDDDNNDEETSLGKQKCRGAETSKSGQKKLVQTRLSKDSFKTYVSPRISKLKEFNGGALLTTDTQFDPYVHQAIQKSLIEDKETTTGTYHKNAEIDSVEFKKPPMVHKIIKGKGNKFEQKFDEKYAKDEGNGTDMTCYERLSSEGSQFTMATALNGSIDPALKLSELMEDSDVLVVDENHRAVDQRTKFVDKWQDRDPPEFNAEDEFTESFKFGKVDKVVKHFRECELVESDLICVTESGQDNLRSGQGHRSVRTNKCPMDQDREHEDYVGNDSCADMFDSNEDDDDDDDDMFTSDKKLLEKEREEHKHDIHFHDGHNQDVQFDFDRVPKLSKSPGYKYSEVVRKKDERKKLLAFDCKQCEDYFKGLDLNESVIRERMKECSRHRGKFQPPSTPDHYWEMDMPSTQTCQERGYMQNVSQNQPQRRRRRQPYTKRF; encoded by the exons ATGGAAAGTGATAAGAGTTCATCTGAGTTTCAAACTTTACTCACCAAGCTGCAGGAAGCCCACCATAGAGAACTTGAAA agcaacaacaaaaactatTGCAGCAAGAAGAAGAAAACAAGAATTACTACAACAG TGTCGTGAAGGATCTTGTGAAGGCCAAACAGCAGAACAAACAGCAGAACAAAGTCCTAATAGAACACAATCAGAAACTGAAGCAAGAAATCAAACAACTCAAGGACAAATTTAAACACAA CAATACAGAACAATGTCAGGTGTGTATCAGCTCTAAATTAGCAATTGAAGAAGAAAGAAAGCAATGGCTACAGCTGATATCAGAAAAAGAACAAGACATATCCAGACTAg TTAGTAAATTAGAGAAGCTAGAGGAGAATGCTGTCCACAGTGACAAGGAGAGGAGTGGCAGAACAAGAAAAGGATGGAAAAACACTGACAAGAGAGATATTGACACAGTGACTAATGACATAGATTCTGAAATCAACTCTGGTGTACCCAGTCAAGTATTCCCGAGCGTAAAAAAGCCTTCTAAGAAACTGTCAGTTAATAAAGATAAACGGAAAATCCGATACAGGGAAACACAGAAGACATCACCAGATGGAAATATAATATCACATGGAATAGAGCCAAGGAATGAGAAAGTAAGGATCAAAACAGAGTTGACCCGGAATAAGAGAGGTGTAGATACAGGGAGGAATTTTGAAGGGAATATTTTCAAATCTAGACTGTGTGTGGAAGAAACACAGAATTGGAAGTCAGCAGCTATACCTGAAGTTCTTGTACCAGAAACATGTGATCCGGATGGATATTCCATGGTTCCTGATAGACCGAACCAGGATATCCAGGAAAGGCAGAATTTACCCAAAAAATTGGAAATGGAAAATACTCAAGATATGGTCAGAAGAACATCAAGATCAATAGTACTTGCACCAGAAACATGTTACCATGACACCCATGCACTGATGCAGAGTcaagatgatgaagatgatgatgagaataatgagggtaatgttaagGAAAGTACTTATAGATCCAGGAATGAGAGAAAATGTTTTGCTGTCCCAGAAACTTTACCAGCTGAAATGGGAGAGATCGAGGAAGATGACGACATGGAGGAATCTAGTCTGTTGATGAGTCCACCGACTTCAACTAGTACTCCTGCTACTCAAGTCAGACAGATCACTGACAAAACATCTATGCTGAAAGACGTCGCTGGTAGACTTGTAAACAGAAATGGTAGTGATGATGAGTTTGGTAACATAGATTTACTGACACCGATTGAAAGGAGTCAGTCTCAGGTGATACCTTGTTTTATCAACAGTGAGATCATACAGTCACCAAAGTTTACAAAACCTTCTGAACTACAATCAGAgtcaaaaaacacaaacaatacagtacagaaaTTGGAATTTTCTCTTGATAATTCCAGATGCGGAAAGGAtggtgttgccatggcaacacatAGTAATACAAAGGCATCACATCTCAAAGATGAAAGCTGCCAATCTGACACTTCCCCACTTCTACTGAGACCTCTTATGAACAGACTACTGCAAAATGAAAGGAGGTGTGGAAAAGATGCACTTGAAAAGTTTGAATTAGGACTTGAAAGTCCAACAAAATTACCACTTGGGAAAGAAAACACGCCCAGTCCAGAGAAGCAGAAGCCTGAAATGGACTCCCCAGATATAAAGTGGATTTCAAACCCCAAAAAACGTTGTAAAGTTTGGGAAGAAATGGACCAGAAACTAGGTGAAGAAGTTGATGGTGATGAGACTTGTCTGGATGAACCACCAAAAAAACACTTCCGACATGATGATTATAAGATTCAGAACTATAAAAAGAAGGATGAAAATGATGATGTGATGAAAAACGACGATGTTGGAGAGACAGTTGATAATTCACATAGAAGGAAACTAAGAAAACGTGATAAGaaagaaagtacatgtatggcagAATTTCCAGagtttgatgatgatgatgatgatgatgatgatgatgatgacaacaatgaTGAAGAGACTAGtcttggaaaacaaaaatgtagaGGTGCGGAGACATCGAAAAGTGGACAGAAAAAATTAGTGCAGACAAGACTTAGTAAAGACTCATTCAAGACTTATGTCAGTCCGAGAATATCCAAATTAAAAGAGTTCAATGGTGGAGCCTTACTGACAACAGATACTCAGTTTGATCCCTATGTCCATCAAGCTATCCAAAAATCTCTAATTGAAGACAAAGAAACAACCACTGGAACATATCATAAAAATGCTGAAATAGACAGTGTGGAGTTTAAAAAACCACCAATGGTTCATAAAATTATCAAAGGGAAAGGGAACAAATTTGAGCAAAAGTTTGATGAGAAATATGCCAAAGATGAAGGCAATGGAACTGATATGACATGCTATGAGAGACTTAGCTCTGAAGGAAGTCaatttaccatggcaacagcatTGAATGGAAGTATTGATCCGGCACTGAAACTGTCTGAATTGATGGAAGACTCAGATGTTTTGGTTGTTGATGAAAATCATAGAGCCGTTGATCAAAGGACAAAGTTTGTAGATAAGTGGCAAGATAGAGATCCACCAGAATTCAATGCTGAAGATGAATTTACAGAGAGTTTCAAATTTGGGAAAGTGGACAAGGTTGTAAAGCATTTCAGAGAATGTGAACTTGTGGAATCAGATTTGATATGCGTTACTGAGAGTGGACAGGACAACCTGAGGTCAGGGCAAGGTCACAGGTCAGTTAGGACCAACAAA TGTCCCATGGATCAGGACAGGGAACATGAAGACTATGTGGGGAATGACAGTTGTGCTGACATGTTTGATAGtaatgaagatgatgatgatgatgatgatgat ATGTTCACCT CAGATAAGAAATTATTAGAAAAGGAAAGAGAGGAACACAAACATGACATCCACTTTCATGATGGACACAACCAAGATGTACAGTTTGACTTTGACAG AGTTCCCAAACTGAGTAAAAGTCCAGGATACAAATATTCTGAGGTTGTAAGAAAAAAAGATGAAAGAAAGAAACTACTGGCATTTGATTGTAAACAGTGTGAAGAT TATTTCAAAGGATTAGATTTGAATGAATCTGTAATTAGGGAGAGGATGAAAGAATGTTCCAGACATCGGGGTAAATTCCAGCCACCAAGTACTCCAGATCATTACTGGGAAATGGATATGCCGAGTACACAGACTTGTCAGGAAAGAG